The Clostridiales bacterium FE2011 sequence AGGAACTCCTACCTCCACCATAGAATAATATCTACGTAAACTGAATAATGCCTATGAAGAGTGCGCGAGGGACAAGCCCTGTGACCGCACGACAACCTGCCGGAAACGGTAAGGTGCCAAAGCTTGACCGATAGGGTGAATGGAAAAGAATAGAAGCCATCCTGTCGGGAACGATAGGATGGCTTTTCCGTGCTCTTCATGGCAGAAAGGAGAGTACGGAAATGGATGAAAACAACAGAATGGTTCCAAATCTCTCGGTGTTTCATGCGCTGCGTTGGATGTCGCCCGGCAAGCGACCAAATCATTCCCGCTTTGTTATATGATATGACCGTGGCCTGGGGCTGCGGAAAGGAAAGAAGGAGGGATCGTTCAGATGGCAACACTACTTGATCGCGCAATTGAGTTCGCAATGGTGAAGCACGCCGGACAGGTGAGAAAGGGAACTTCAATTCCCTATTTCACTCATGTCATGGAAGCCATGGAGATCGTTTCCCGTATGACGGAAGACGAGGAACTCCGTGCGGCGGCTGTTCTGCACGATACCCTGGAAGATACAAAGACAACGAAAGAAGAACTGGTCGAAGCTTTCGGTCAGCGTGTAGCTGACCTTGTGGCGGTGGAAAGTGAAGACAAACGGAAAGAACGGCCGGAAGGTGAAACCTGGCTGATTCGGAAAACAGAAACCATAGAACATCTCCGGGAGGCGGATACGGAAATCAGGATGCTTGCTCTGGGTGACAAGCTTTCCAATATCCGAGCAATGACCCGGGACTATAAGGTTATCGGTGAGAAACTGTGGCAGAAGTTCAATGAAAAAAATCCGGTAATGCAGGGCATGTATTATGGCGAACTGGCCAATGCCTTTGGTGAGGATGAAACTCTGCGCGAGACACCGGAATACAGGGAATATATTGAGCTGTGTGCCGGATTGTTCAGCAAAATATACGATGGTGATGGAAACCTGCTGGAAGAAAATGAGGCGGAAGAAGGCGAAACGGCGGAGGATTCAGAAGGTGAACTGCCGATCCGCTTCTTTTTCTCGGAGGCTGTGGATGAATTGCGTTCCGTATTGCCGGAAGGAACGCATTTTGATGCTCTGATTTTTGACCGGACAGAGGATGAAGACATCCAGGAAATCCAGAAGATGGCTGCAACCCTGGATGCTTTCCTGCGCACGGAAGATATAGGCTTTACGGATGTCCATATGCAGTTTATTAATGATCCGGATTCTGATGATGTTTCCTGGAGACGGACAGAAGACGGCTATACACTTCATCTCTGTGCGGAAAGCGGGAAAAACTGGTGCCAGGTGGCTTATCAGCTGGGATATCTCATGATGCACTGTCTGATAGATCACCTGAACAAGGATACAGAAGGGATCTCCTGGGCTGAAGAACTGATCTGTGAAACAGCGGCACTGGAAGTGTTCTCCTATTTCTCAGCATATTGGAATGATATGCCTTTCGGAAAGGAAGATCCGGAATATGCAAAGCACCTCAAGGAATATGTGAGCGACTGTCTGTCAGACCAGGGCACATCAGCGCTTCTTCGCTGCAGGGATAAGGAAGAACTGAAGGCAATCAACGAACGGAATCTTTTTGACGACCGCCTGGATGAAAGCCATGACCTGTATCGTGCAATGAATCCGGGAGACCTGCAGCTCCTGGCACAAGTCCGGGAATTTGAAACGGATGATTTGCTCCTGGATACCGATTACTGGCGCAGATTATCCAGTGGTTCCCAGGCAGTGGATTATATCTGCCGGCTCCAGGACAGGATCCCTGGTTGTGAGATTTCCGCAGAGGCAACCGGTGAAAACAGGGAAAAAATGAACGAAGAATCACCCATCAACCCGGAAGAAAATGATGAAGGCATTGAGTATGACGATCTGAATGAATTTGACATCATAGAACAGATCCTGCATCCGGATGGATGGGAAGATGAAAAAAACAAATAGCGTCTACTCAATGAATCAGCATTATCTTGTAGACACTAAATATTTTTTCAGTATAGTATTTTTGTGTTTCTCTCAATAGTATATACAAATATATATTATTTTTTGCATATAACTTACTTGCTCCAGCATGTCATAACTGTATCGCAAAACAACTTCGCGTCTAAATAGAAGCCTTTATTATCCCATAAGTAATATTGTTGTATTGTTTCATTATAGACATCGTACCATTCACTATCTGGTGTTGTAACTTTTCGTGCTTGGCAACCCTCTTGATTAGATTTAATTTCATAATTGTAGGCATCATCACTTTTTGTACAAGATATGATTAAGGTACCTGGCTTAGCAAAACCAGATACATTATCTTTTATATTGGTTATTGGCGTGTCATTTAATATTATGTTAAAATTTTTATAACCATTTTCTGATAGAATCGTTTTGATCCTATTTATAAAACTATCAATTTCATAAGCTAAAAAGACAGTAGAAAAAGCTTTAAAGCAATCTTTTATTTTTTTTATATCTGTACCTATGATGTTGCCAATCTTGCTATAATGAGCACTGGAGTTTCGCTTAGGCTGAATGATGGAATCAATAAGGTGTTGAAAGGAACCAGAGTCTGTTTCAGAAGCTAAATAATCTATTGCTGAATCCGTAAAATTCCATGCAGCTCTTAGATTGTCCGATCTATATGAACTAGGTGTTTGAACCCATCTTTTTTGAACTGCATCATCTATTGATGTACACCGTAGCAGATAACGTAAAGTACGCCAGGCAATCCATGAATCGAGCAAGATCCATCCATATGCAGCTAAAGATGTTTGCAATGTTGCCCCTTCTAGATTATTAGACTTTTCAATTATTTCTTGTATTCTGGGTTCAATGTCCTTAATGTATTTATCTATAACATGCATTAGAACTCACCTGAAAAATATCTTATTCCTTCACTTATACGCTCATAAGCGGATTGAGTAGAAGAGGCTCGTCTAGGACTAAACAAATAGTTGAATTGATCTTCTCCTATTGTGGCTTTCCAATTTCTGATATAAGCTGAAAGTCGATCTGTATTTATCTCTTTTGGATCGTGTAGTATTTTATATGTCAAGCCTACCCAAATAGATTCCAAAAACGCTTGAGTTGGCCTTGTATTAGGAGATAAATCTTCTATACTCAATGATAAAACTATATCTAAAGCAGCATTGAATACTGTATCAAATTCTGCTTCTGAGTGATATTCAATTCCTGGCTTTTTTCGCCTGGGATTATCAAATTCTTTTTGTTGTGAAAAAAAATTATCTAACATGGTACGGGTTGAATTCCCGGTGAATTTTTGTGGATATGTAAAATAATATGCAAAAAATTTCAGAATTAGTTCTTGTATTCTTGAAAAATTATGATTATCTCTTTGAGCTTTTGTTCTAAGAAAATTCCATTTATCAAATCGAGTATCATTTGCAATTTTATGTAGATAATTAGCAAATGAACCATAGGATATTGCCATACGTATTTCTTGCGCACTTAGTTTTTCTCCACCTGTATTTAGACGTTGGAAAGCTAGATACATAGATGACTGATCCTGATCGGGAGCAACAGGACGCATAACAGTAATATTCAACAGCACATCTTTAAGACGTTCTTGGTCTTCATAATCCAATTCATCAAAAGTTTTATTAATCCAATTGTGATGAATGTTTCCGGTTAATTTAAAAGCGCGTCCATTAAACTTTTTCTCTTCTATATAATAGTATAGAGAGCGTAATCTTTGGTGTCCGTCAACAATATAATAGTGGGCGCTTTCTTTATCATCGTAAAGAAAAATAGAAGGGATAGGGAAGCCTCTTAGAATAGAATCAACAAATTCAGATGCTTTTTTTATAGTCCAAACATAAGCTCGCTGAAAATCGGGAACTACTAACTTATTATTCCACCACTTCATTAAAGTGGATAGGTTATATGTATTATAAAAAACAGCGATATCATCACCCATTAAGGTGTTGTCTTCAATTTCCTCATCTAAGGCTTGTTCGAATTCGATTTCTTCATCAGATATAGTAAGTATCTTATCTTCCATGTGTTTATGTCCTGCCTTTACATTAATTAAATTGATAATAACATATTTTCATAAAAAAAATAAAGCCCATAATAATATAATTATTATGTTAAAACAATACATTATTATTTTATATTTCCATGGTAAAACATATAAAGTATTGTGCGATAATTTATTTTAGAAATTTTTCTAAAATTTGCCAATCAGATTCAGAAGCTTCAGATAATTTGTATATCGTATTGATGGCAAAAGAGGATTGACAGGTCATTATTTCTATAATTTGGTTCCTTTTATGATCAGATTCACACTTTGGATACATATCATTATTCTCACCAGTAAGCCAACCTGGATTTAGTCCATATGTTTTTTCTATCGACTTAATCTGTGCAAGACGTGGAGTCCGACAACCAGAAGTCCAGCTATTTACGGCATGATGTGACACATTTAAATCAACAGCAATTTGTTTGTTGGTCTTATCAAGCGCCTTTTTAAGCTCTTTAATGCGAAACAAAATGAGGTGCCTCCTATGATTTGACTTTGTAGGAGTAGTATAACATTTGAATGAGACAATGTATAGTTTCACAAATTTGACATAGTAATATAAAATGGATATAATAATTATACAAAGTATGATACGGAGGAATAAATGATTTATAGAATTAATGCTATTAAGGGCGTACAAGCGGGGCTCCCATATTATACTTGTATGATTTCTATCTGGCAGCTTATTGCGTTTCTGGATATGACAAATGCCAAGTTACCGGCAGAAAAAAGAGCTCAGCGGCAACTGAATAAGTCTCGCATTCCAGATATTAAAAAGTATATTCTTGATAATTCAGATAGCTATGTTTTTTCGGCAGTAACATTATGTGTGGATGGAAATCTTGTATTTGATGAGTTTGATTCATGCGCTACACCGAAATGTGGTGTGCTCTGCATTTCTGACGAAAGCAAAGTGGCAATTATAGATGGACAACATAGAATATCGGCATTGAGAGATGCGATGGCAGAAAACAAAAAACTACGCTATGAGCATCTCCCAGTTGTTTTGTTTAGAGATTTCGGACTTGAGAGAAGTCAACAAATGTTTTCTGATTTGAATCGGCATGTAATCAGACCGACAAAATCACTGAATGTTATGTATGACAAGCGAGATCCCATGGCTCGGATTGTGTGTAAACTGTTTCGAGAATTACCGGTTTTTAGAAAAACGGTTGAGCCGGAAAAAGCTTCTGTGCCGGTTAGAAGTGATAACTTGTTTACTGTGAGTGCCATTTATAATGCTACATCAGAATTATTGCATGGTATGCCCTTGTCAAGCAACAATGATGCTTTTGATGTGGCCAAAGCATTCTGGAATAAACTTTATGAAATCATACCGGAATGGTCCTGTGTACAGAATGGTACAGAAGAAGCTGGCGAGGTCCGCAAAAAGACGGTTTGTACACAAGCAGTAACGTTGATTGCATTGGGTCGGACGGGGTGCTTCTGCTATTCGAAACGGCATGATTTTGAGGATCTGTCCGCCTTGACAAATGTGAATTGGATGAGGGATAATCCACAATGGCAGGGTATGCTGGTTAACGATAATAAGGTCAGCGGAACACGTGCAAGTACGCAAGCCTTAACAAAACACTTGATTTCCCTGATCAGTAGATAAGGAAGGAGGTGCCTGTATGCCGAATTTAACGCAGGAAAGTATAAAAAACGTTATTACGGTAATCCAGGACCTCTATCAGTCGGATTCGATTCCTTGGGTATGCGGATATTCGGGTGGTAAAGATTCTACCGCGACAGTACAACTGGTCTGGGAAGCCTTGAATGGTCTTCCGAAAGAAGCACTGAAGAAAGATGTTCATATCATCAGCACGGATACGCTGGTGGAAAGTCCGGTTGTTGCTGCCTGGCAAAAGAGATCATTAGCGAAGATGGAAGCTACAGCGGAGCAGAGCGGACTTCCAATTCATGTGCATCAACTGAAGCCACAGATTAGGGATACTTTTTGGGTGAATCTGATTGGAAGGGGATATCCTTATCCTCGACCGACTATGAGATGGTGTACGAATCGCCTAAAGATACAGCCAGCGAATAATTTCATTGAAGCTATGGTAAATAGTGCCGGAGAAGCAATATTGGTTTTAGGTACGCGCAAATCTGAAAGTGCTTCTCGTGGGGCCCGTATGGAGAAATATGAGAAGAAACGGGTTCGGGAATTCCTTTCTCCAGATGGCAGTCATATGAATAGTTATGTATTTAGTCCCATTGAGGAGTGGAGTAGTAACAATGTATGGCAGTATTTAATGAGCCACGAGAATACATGGGGACAAAGCAATAAGGAATTGTTAGCTATGTATAGCGGAGCATCTGCAGATGGTGAATGCCCGCTGGTTTTGGATACATCTACTCCGAGTTGCGGAAATAGTAGAATGGGTTGTTGGGTTTGCACTCTGGTGGCTGAAGATAAGAGCATGGCAGCGATGATTCAGAATGATGAAGAAAAAGCTTGGATGTTGCCGTTGCTTGAGTTTCGCAATGAAATTGCTGCGGATAACGAAACAGACCGAGAACGTCGTGATTTCCGGAGAATGAACGGTCGGTTGACTTATCACAAAGGCCGATTGGTACACGGCCCATATACAAAAGAAACGAGGGAGCATTTTCTCCGCCGTTTGCTTGAAGTTGAGAAGTTTGTTAATGAGAACGGGCCCAAAGAGCTGGAAGAGCACCCCTTGATTACACATGAGGAACTACAGCAGATTCGTAGGATTTGGCTGACGGAAAAGAATGAGTTTGATGATACTCTACCCAGAATTTATAAAGAAGTCACAGGTAAAGAGTTCCAGGATTCTGTGAATCATCCGAATCGCTATTTTGGCGAGAAGGAATGGGAGTTGCTTAAGGAAACCTGCAGGGAAGTTTTCCCGGACGAGAAGCTCATGATGAGCTTGTGCAGCAGCGGGCTGAATCTGGAAGCTAGCTATACAATGAAAGCTACAAGACGCGGCATTCGCGCAGATATCGAGCAGATCCTGAAACGGAACATGTTCCGGGATGAGGATGATGCATGCCAGTTCTATGAAAAACATAATGATATAAAGCCGGCGGAAGAACAGGCTGAAGATAATGATGACTATACGGAGGACACTGAAGGATGATTATCAGAAAAGTGGAACTCCGGAATTTCGGTCTGTATTACGGCCATCATGAAATCGACTTTACGGTCGGCGACCAGGAGAAAAACGTTACCCTGATTGGCGGACTGAACGGCCGAGGAAAGACAACTTTCCTCGACTCGATTACCTTGGGACTGTATGGACGCCGGGCTCTGCGGTATCTGCAGGATGAACGGATCAAATACAGTCAGTATCTCCTGAATCATATCAATAAAAGCGCACTTCATGATGAAACCATGGTCCGGATCACACTGGGCGATGTCAGTGTGGAAGACAACGAACTGGTGATTAGTCGTCGTTGGAGCCAGGACAGGAAAGGCGCTGTGCAGGAAATCTTTGAAGTCTTCCGGCATGGTGTGCTGGATGCTACGCTTAGTGAGAACTGGGATTACTATGTCGAGGAAATCCTGCCTCTGAATATTAGCCGGTTTTTCTTTTTTGACAATGAGAAGATAGCGCAGATTGCGGACGATGAGACCTTTGAGAGCGTCAAAGAATCCATTCAGAGTTTGCTGGGCCTGACAACCATTGATTCCCTGACGGAAGATATGCAAAAATACATATCTCTGGCTTATGAACAGGATAAAAAAACACCGGAGAATGAGACGGAGCAGGAATTAAAGAAGATTGAGTTGGATCTGTCGGAAATCCGCCGGGAGAATGAACGGCTGTCTGTTGATCTTTCAGACCTTAAGGGTGAACTCAGGACCACGGAAGAACAGTATGCTTCGCTGGAAAGTGAATTCTGGGCTAAGGGTGGCAATTTGGGCCTGAAAAAGGAAGAGATGGAACAGCGCCGTGATTCGCTGAATAATGATCTGAACCTGAAGCAAAGTCAGGTAACCGGACTTGTAGAATCGTCCATGACACCCTTCTTGGTTTGCCGCAGGCTCCTGATGGATGCGTATGATTCGGCTTCTAGGGCTGAGAAGGAAAAAGCTTCTGCCTATATGGATAAGACCCTGGATATTCTGGCTGAAAGGCTGAAACAGGGGAGTTATGGCGCTGAAGAGATCAAGACGATCTCAATTTTTCTGCAACAAATGAAAGATCAGATGATGCAGAATCCGCAGCCGGAACAGACCGATGCACTGTCAGCTTCTTCCTATCTGCTTTTGAGCAATTTGGTGCTGCATCTGGAAGAGGAGGTTAGAAAGATTGACCTGCTCGAGGATGAGATCGAGAGCATCCGCAATGAGCTGGATAGCCTGGAAATGATGCTCAGCTTTGAGGCTAGCGAGACGGATGTCCGTGAAACCTGGAATAAGATGCAGAAGCTCTCCTCTGAAAAACTTGAAAAGGAAGTCCGGCGGAAGTCTGTTGAGGAAGAAATAGAACGGAATGAAGGCCGGATCGCCAACCTGGAAAAAAACAGGGAGAGACTGCATCAGAAACAGCTGGCTTCAGGGCAGGTACGCGACCAGAACCAGCGGATGATCGAGTATGCTGGGAAGACGATTAAAGTAATGGAGGCTTTCCGGAAAAAAATCCAGATCAACCGGACTAGGGAACTGGAGGAAAACGTATACCGTTGCTTTACTTTCATGATGCAGAAACAAGGAATGATCCAGGGAATTCAGATCGATCCGAATACGCTGGATATCCATTTGATCGATTACAACAACAAGGAACTGCGGAAGGACCAGTTGAGTGCAGGTGAGAAGCAGTTGTTTGCCATCAGCATCATCTGGGGTCTGGCTCAGTCTTCTGGTTATGATATGCCGGTCATTGTTGATACACCCTTGGGTCGGCTAGATTCGAACCATAGGACGAACTTTGTGGAGCGGTATCTGCCCAATGCCGGCAAACAGGTTATTGTTTTGTCCACAGACGAAGAAGTCAACGGACGTTATTATGACATGTTGAAAGAAGACATCCGCGCTGTCTTCACCCTGGTATATAACGAGGAAACCCGGAGCACCTCAATCCATAAAGGCTACTTTGGAGGGATTGAAGGATGATCATGAAGCAGTTGAAACTTTCCAACCAGGAAAGGGATCGTCTGATCCGCATCAAGAGTAAAACCGGGATTAAGAACTGGAATGTGATCTGTCGCTGGGCGCTGTGTGTGTCTCTTGCGGACAGTTCGGTTCCCTATGGTCCAGAGATTCCCTCGGACAGTAATGTGGAAATGTCCTGGCAGACTTTTGGCGGGGAATATAGTGATCTGTATGAGGCTGTGTTCCTGGAACGTTGTAGGAGGGATCAAATTGAAAATACGCCGGAAGCGATCCAGCATTATTTCCGTCTGCATCTGAACAGGGGTATTAATTTCCTGGCTAGCAAAAATGGGCCGAAAGATATCTTTGGTGTTTTGAATCTTATACATATGGAGGATTGACGTTATGAGCACGCAGTACCTGGATTTTTGCGCGACAACGCCTGTAGATCCTCGCGTTCTAGAAGTGATGATGGATATCTATGCCAATCATCCGGGAAATGCGGATAGCCGGACACATATATTCGGGACAGATGCGAAAGGGATCGTCTTACGGTCCCGGAAAACGCTGGCCGAGATTCTGAATATTGATCCCAATGAGATCATTTTTACCAGCGGAGCAACGGAAAGCGACAATACTGCCATCTTGGGGCTTAGAGAGTTTGCGGAGCAGACGGGTCGGAAGCATTTGATTACCACGGCCATAGAGCATAAAGCTGTCTTACAACCTATGAAGTTCCTGGCTGAACACGGTTTTGATGTTGATTTTGTTGCGCCTGACGAGAGTGGTCGGGTAAAAGCTGGAGATGTTTTAAACAAGGTCCGCAAGGATACTCTTCTCGTTAGTGTGATGCATGTAAACAATGAGACTGGTGTGATTCAGCCAGTGCTGGAGATCGGGGAAGCACTGAAGAATACGGAAACGTATTTTCATGTGGATGCTGCTCAGTCTTTCGGTAAACTGAATGATGATCTACGGAAACTATCATATGATATGTTAAGCATTACAGCGCATAAGATCCATGGACCACAAGGAATCGGCGCCGTTGTTATGAAACGGAAAAATTATAAGCGGCCGCCGGTCAGACCGATGCTGTATGGTGGTCAGCAGGAATATGGATTCCGTCCGGGCACGACGCCGGTGGCTATGGTGGCCGCACTGGCAAAAGCAGCTGAGATTATGGATAAGGAATATCCGGGCATGACTCTCGGGCTATGTGCGGAAAAGGAACGTCTCTTGAAAAGCTTTGAAGGACTAGTTTATCAGATCAATGGGGATCCAGATTATACACTTCCGAACATCTTGAACATCAGTTTTGATGGGGTGGATTCGGAGTCAGTCTTTGTAGCTCTCAAGGAATATTATGCGATCTCAAGCGGCAGCGCATGCACATCCGGCAGCTATGATCCTAGTTATGTATTGGTGGCGATGGGCCTGGAACCAAAGCGTATTAGTGAGGCTTTGAGAATCTCCTGGTGGGATAAGAAAATCGATATCAAACCGCTGATTGAATATGTCAAAAGCATGACGGCTTTAAATTGATCATTTCGTTGGAGTCGGATTTAAACCGAAGGAAAATACCTGGAATAATAGTTTTACGGGCGGCTGAAGGGCCGTCCTTTTATATTGTGCGGGGGAATAGAAATTGGTATAATGGTAAAAATCTTAGTAATTGAATTTTAAACGAAAAGAGTGAAGCGTATCATGGCCCGCTTTATGTGCAAATTCGAAGATTGCCGGAATGATGGTGAAAAGGAATTTTTTCGCGCTTGCGAGGCAAATCTGGGCAATGAGATCGTTGTATATCATAATCGGTATATTGATGGCATGGAATTTGATTTCTGTCTGTTGATTCCGGAGTATGGTATTCTACTTGTTGAGGTTAAAGGGTGGAATAAGGAAACATATTTGGGATACAAATATGGTAAATTATGGATTCGTGATGGTTCTGATGAGAAAAAGGAAGATCCGTACAAAGAAGTGCGTGATCATAAATATGCTCTGGACAATCTGATTCTAAACCATCTTGGTATTAAGCCTTTGATGGAAAGAGCGGTATGTTTTACCAGATGGGAAGATGCTTTTGTTCATCAACCGGATCTTGTAGCATATATGGGGCATACAGATCGGTTGCTGTTTGGAAAAGATGACATCGAAAACAAAGACAGGTTTTATCAGAAATTGTATAGTGCTTTTATTCCGGCACAGCGTGAGAAACGCTTTTTTTCGGATGATCAGATGTTCAAGGTTATGGATTTCTTTGATCCAGGATTTGCCCGTGAAGAGTTGGAAAGACAGCGCAAGGAAAACCCGGTGACACCGGAGAAGGAAACCGGAAAAAAGAAAGAGGATCCTCAATCGGAGAACAAGGTATGGCGTGAGATTCCACCCTATTCAATCATAGCGATTGTGCAGGAAGGAGCCGTCAGTGAGCTGGATCATCTGATTGATTATTATGGTCAGGGAACAAAAATAACGGCTATCCTGGTTGGTGAGGATCTGCAAAAACATGCGGCGGAGAAACTGACTGCATTATATCAGTCCTGTTCAATAAAAGCGGACGGAACAGATCTGATTATGTCAGTTGAGGATTCTGAAATTCCATATAAAAAGGGAATCCGCTTGTTTTATTGGAGCAGTTATGTGATTTCTCCGGAAAATGAGCTGGCGAATCGTAAACTTTTTGTTGTTGATGGGAAGAGTGATGACGATACAGTATGGGAAACGCTGAATCTTATTGACACACAGGGGTTTATGAATCTGGCTCAGTATAAGGTGGAACATGCAACTGATCAGAAGCATATCCTGGTAAAAGCCGGCGCCGGCACTGGTAAGACATCTGTCATGATAGACCGTATTGCCTATCTTGTTTATTGTCATCAAATGTCTCCGTTTGAACTCAGAGATCGTATCCTGATGATTACCTTTACAGATGATGCTGCTGATAATATGAGCAGGAAGTTGAAACAGCGTTTTCAAAATCTGTATCTTTTAACAGGGAATGGCGGTTATCTGGCCATGGTCGGACAGATCAATCAGATGCAGATTTCTACGATTCATTCATATGCGCTGAATCTCATTAAAAAGTTGTGTGTGTTTTCAGGATATAGCAATGACCTGGCCGTGGAATCTGGACAGTATAATCGTAAGAAGCATTTGAATAAGGCGTTGGAGGAAGTGGCACAGGAAAAAATCTGTTCCGATCGTCATTATATTCAGAAATTGGGATTGCCATTTTATGAGATAAGGGAAAAACTGCTGAAATTTGTAGGTGCTCTGGAGAATAAGTCCATCGATCTGACCAGGATGGAGCCGGTTTCATTTGGACAGTGCCCCGAATACCCTCTGATTCATGAGCTGTTTATGGAAGTAATCTCCCGTGCTGAAAAGGAATATGCAGAAGAATTGAAGGATAATGGAAAGATTTTTCTTGGCCGTCTTATGCCGGAACTTGTTTGCGCTGTTGAAAGCGGCGTGAGGAATAACAGGTTGCAGGAAGGTTTGGTGTCAAGGGACAGGTATCTGTTTGTGGATGAATTCCAGGATACAGATGATTATCAGATTCAGGTTATTCTACAGATTGTGGAAGCGATGAAGTATCATCTATTTTGTGTGGGAGATCGGAAACAGTGTATTTATCGCTTTAGAGGGGCAGAGGAGGAAGCTTTTGATAAGCTTCGTATAGATGAAAACAAGGATCAATGGGAAAAACCGTTTTTTTTGGTTCATAATTATAGGACGGATAATGAGCTGCTTCAGGCTTTTGAACCGTATTTTATCAGTTGGGGGCAACAAGGATATCTGGTTTATAATCCGGATGAGGATAAGCTGGATAATCCGATAAAAAGTAATGGAGGTACTGTACCGCCGGATTACTATATGAGGAGGATCACAGTTAAAGACAAAGAGGATCGGATTCCGGCATTGTTTGAGGAAGTATGTTCTCGGATGGAAAGCATTCGTAATGACCCGGAGCATCATCGGGCTAAAGAAGAGCGGACAATCGCGATTCTGGTACGGGAGAATTGGCAGGCTCGTGATATCGTGGATTATGCAAGGAGCCATTTTGCTGGAGAATTTGTACTGGAAACGGAAACAGGTGGAGATTTGTTTCAGAGCGATCCTGCGATTGATATGCTGACATTGTGCCAGGCGCTTCAGAAGGATGATCCGGCTGTTTTGAGCCATTTCGCGGAATGCAATCTTATTCAAGCGCATGTTAACAAGTCCCGGTTATATGGTCTGAAGGAACAGAAGATTGGAGGCAGGCTTGCATCTGTTGTCTATTTGCATAGTCTGATCAATGAACGTCTTGAAAAGTGCGCAGGCAAGGATGATTGTAGGTCGTTTGACGAAATAAGATCCAGATTGCGTTATTATCCTGTAATGCAGGTGCTTCACCAGGTATATATGCAGTTGAAACCTTGGGATTATCTGCCTGAAGGGCAGACGTACAGGCTGAATGTGGATGAGCTTTTTGAACGCTTTGTTAGAGGTGGGACCGGTGAAGGAACCAGTCTGGATCATATGACGGAGTATCTGAGTAATTGTATTTTTTCACGGAAAGAGGCGGAAAGACGGATTCCTGATCAG is a genomic window containing:
- the dndD gene encoding DNA sulfur modification protein DndD — protein: MIIRKVELRNFGLYYGHHEIDFTVGDQEKNVTLIGGLNGRGKTTFLDSITLGLYGRRALRYLQDERIKYSQYLLNHINKSALHDETMVRITLGDVSVEDNELVISRRWSQDRKGAVQEIFEVFRHGVLDATLSENWDYYVEEILPLNISRFFFFDNEKIAQIADDETFESVKESIQSLLGLTTIDSLTEDMQKYISLAYEQDKKTPENETEQELKKIELDLSEIRRENERLSVDLSDLKGELRTTEEQYASLESEFWAKGGNLGLKKEEMEQRRDSLNNDLNLKQSQVTGLVESSMTPFLVCRRLLMDAYDSASRAEKEKASAYMDKTLDILAERLKQGSYGAEEIKTISIFLQQMKDQMMQNPQPEQTDALSASSYLLLSNLVLHLEEEVRKIDLLEDEIESIRNELDSLEMMLSFEASETDVRETWNKMQKLSSEKLEKEVRRKSVEEEIERNEGRIANLEKNRERLHQKQLASGQVRDQNQRMIEYAGKTIKVMEAFRKKIQINRTRELEENVYRCFTFMMQKQGMIQGIQIDPNTLDIHLIDYNNKELRKDQLSAGEKQLFAISIIWGLAQSSGYDMPVIVDTPLGRLDSNHRTNFVERYLPNAGKQVIVLSTDEEVNGRYYDMLKEDIRAVFTLVYNEETRSTSIHKGYFGGIEG
- the dndE gene encoding DNA sulfur modification protein DndE; this encodes MIMKQLKLSNQERDRLIRIKSKTGIKNWNVICRWALCVSLADSSVPYGPEIPSDSNVEMSWQTFGGEYSDLYEAVFLERCRRDQIENTPEAIQHYFRLHLNRGINFLASKNGPKDIFGVLNLIHMED
- a CDS encoding aminotransferase class V-fold PLP-dependent enzyme; its protein translation is MSTQYLDFCATTPVDPRVLEVMMDIYANHPGNADSRTHIFGTDAKGIVLRSRKTLAEILNIDPNEIIFTSGATESDNTAILGLREFAEQTGRKHLITTAIEHKAVLQPMKFLAEHGFDVDFVAPDESGRVKAGDVLNKVRKDTLLVSVMHVNNETGVIQPVLEIGEALKNTETYFHVDAAQSFGKLNDDLRKLSYDMLSITAHKIHGPQGIGAVVMKRKNYKRPPVRPMLYGGQQEYGFRPGTTPVAMVAALAKAAEIMDKEYPGMTLGLCAEKERLLKSFEGLVYQINGDPDYTLPNILNISFDGVDSESVFVALKEYYAISSGSACTSGSYDPSYVLVAMGLEPKRISEALRISWWDKKIDIKPLIEYVKSMTALN